A region from the Pontixanthobacter aestiaquae genome encodes:
- a CDS encoding patatin-like phospholipase family protein: protein MSYKIIAFDGGGIRGLVSALLLKELDPNGELVKGTNMFAGTSTGSFMALALADGVPLDTIIDMYQTKGSEIFEEAPVDWNCANPFSVEEQQAIDAITVDRVDGEGESIKSIFQAKYKPDNLRSELGRIFGAAKLSELPMSGAQVVVNSLQLWSEWEGQWSPVMIGSGRNDPFAEMHMVDAAMCSGAAPTYFPPHEPVSPASKQWGYFADGGLFANNPSASAVSYAVENFGADVSNMRVLSIGTGKTRQGINPGDVGKADCWGAWQWLRPSSRDNGKVPAAPLIEAALTASAASCEQYAKRMLGNHYIRANLDLEQAYALDNWQDIGVLEEAVAKFVQTDGWDVIVDAVYAYWNNPNPLAFEERREEDASPKRKSWLASLFA, encoded by the coding sequence ATGTCTTACAAGATTATCGCTTTTGACGGTGGCGGTATCCGCGGATTGGTCTCCGCGCTTCTGTTGAAGGAACTGGACCCCAATGGTGAGTTGGTGAAAGGCACCAATATGTTCGCCGGAACATCGACCGGCTCGTTCATGGCTTTGGCGCTCGCTGATGGTGTACCGCTCGATACGATTATCGATATGTACCAGACCAAAGGCAGCGAAATTTTTGAAGAGGCGCCTGTCGATTGGAATTGCGCCAATCCGTTCAGCGTTGAAGAGCAACAAGCCATTGATGCGATAACAGTCGACAGAGTTGATGGCGAAGGGGAATCGATCAAGTCGATCTTCCAAGCCAAATACAAGCCGGACAATCTGCGCAGCGAGCTGGGGCGTATCTTTGGTGCGGCCAAGCTTAGCGAATTGCCGATGTCGGGCGCGCAAGTTGTGGTGAACTCGCTCCAATTATGGTCCGAATGGGAAGGGCAATGGTCGCCGGTTATGATCGGTAGTGGTCGGAACGACCCATTCGCCGAAATGCATATGGTTGACGCCGCCATGTGCTCTGGCGCTGCGCCAACGTATTTTCCTCCGCATGAGCCAGTTTCGCCGGCGAGCAAGCAATGGGGCTATTTCGCGGATGGCGGGCTGTTTGCGAACAATCCATCGGCTTCAGCGGTCTCTTATGCGGTCGAGAATTTTGGCGCTGATGTCTCCAACATGCGTGTGCTGTCGATCGGCACCGGCAAGACGCGCCAAGGGATCAATCCCGGCGATGTCGGCAAGGCAGATTGCTGGGGCGCGTGGCAGTGGCTGCGTCCATCCTCCCGCGACAACGGCAAGGTTCCCGCTGCACCGCTGATCGAAGCCGCGCTGACCGCATCTGCCGCGTCGTGCGAGCAATATGCGAAGCGCATGCTGGGTAATCACTACATTCGCGCCAATCTCGATCTGGAGCAAGCCTACGCGCTTGATAATTGGCAAGACATTGGCGTGCTGGAAGAAGCCGTCGCCAAATTCGTTCAAACCGATGGATGGGACGTAATTGTCGATGCAGTCTATGCATATTGGAACAATCCGAACCCGCTCGCTTTCGAAGAGCGAAGGGAGGAGGATGCCAGCCCGAAACGAAAATCCTGGTTGGCGTCGCTGTTCGCCTGA
- the rpsF gene encoding 30S ribosomal protein S6, which translates to MAHYEHVFLARQDLSQAQVDALAASATEIIEANDGKVTKTETWGLKNLAYKIDRNRKAHFVMLNIEGPGSVVAELERQTRINEDVIRYMTIRMDEPEEGPSVMMRKNDRDRKKRSDREERS; encoded by the coding sequence ATGGCTCATTACGAGCATGTATTTCTCGCGCGTCAGGATTTGAGCCAGGCTCAAGTGGACGCGCTGGCCGCATCGGCCACAGAAATTATCGAAGCCAACGACGGTAAAGTCACCAAGACTGAAACTTGGGGCCTGAAAAATCTTGCCTACAAGATTGACCGTAACCGCAAAGCGCATTTCGTGATGCTCAACATCGAGGGGCCCGGCTCCGTTGTCGCAGAACTCGAACGCCAAACCCGCATCAACGAAGACGTGATCCGTTACATGACGATCCGTATGGATGAGCCTGAGGAAGGCCCGTCGGTAATGATGCGCAAGAATGACCGCGACCGTAAGAAACGGTCTGACCGCGAGGAGCGCAGCTAA
- the rpsR gene encoding 30S ribosomal protein S18 has product MARPFFRRRKTCPFSGKGAPVIDYKDVRLLQGFMSERGKIVPSRITAVSAKKQRELAKAIKRARHIGLLPYIVK; this is encoded by the coding sequence ATGGCACGTCCTTTCTTCCGCCGCCGCAAGACCTGCCCGTTCTCGGGTAAGGGCGCACCTGTGATCGATTATAAAGACGTTCGTCTGCTGCAGGGCTTCATGTCCGAGCGTGGCAAGATCGTCCCTAGCCGCATCACCGCCGTATCCGCCAAGAAGCAGCGCGAGCTGGCCAAGGCAATCAAGCGCGCACGCCACATCGGCCTGCTGCCCTACATCGTTAAGTAA
- the rplI gene encoding 50S ribosomal protein L9 gives MDIILLERIEKLGTIGDVVTVKDGYARNFLLPNKKALRANAANKAVFEANRERLEKENAEKAAEAAKTGEKVDGAEVVLIRASSNSGQLYGSVTVRDIVEGLAAQGHEVTKKQVILGNPIKTIGMFDVLVRLHAEVDVTVKANVARSDDEAELQSQGVDVLAQMFEDEQKEIEEAAAANAPNRDPSLEPGEIPADMLDDGVAEKIATEAEAEAATEEQSEG, from the coding sequence GTGGATATTATTCTCCTCGAACGTATCGAGAAGCTTGGCACAATCGGTGACGTTGTCACTGTGAAGGACGGCTATGCCCGTAACTTCCTGCTGCCTAACAAGAAGGCTCTGCGCGCCAATGCGGCGAACAAGGCGGTCTTCGAAGCAAACCGCGAACGTCTTGAAAAAGAAAACGCCGAGAAAGCTGCAGAAGCAGCCAAGACCGGTGAAAAGGTTGATGGCGCTGAAGTCGTCCTGATCCGCGCATCGTCGAACTCGGGCCAATTGTATGGTTCGGTTACTGTTCGCGATATCGTGGAAGGTCTGGCCGCCCAAGGTCACGAAGTGACAAAGAAGCAAGTCATCCTCGGCAACCCGATCAAGACCATCGGCATGTTCGACGTCCTCGTACGTCTGCACGCTGAAGTCGACGTGACGGTGAAAGCCAATGTGGCCCGCTCCGACGACGAAGCCGAGCTGCAAAGCCAAGGCGTCGACGTTCTCGCGCAAATGTTCGAAGACGAGCAGAAGGAAATCGAGGAAGCGGCTGCTGCAAACGCACCGAACCGCGACCCGAGCCTTGAGCCAGGTGAAATCCCTGCCGACATGCTCGACGACGGCGTTGCCGAAAAAATCGCTACAGAGGCTGAAGCCGAAGCTGCTACTGAAGAGCAGTCGGAAGGCTAA
- a CDS encoding AMP nucleosidase — protein MKSVETIIGELDRLYNASVERLRNDVMAFGRDGSLPSKTRRSDGSYAYPELVMRFMGGDQPEDRSRAFGRLNEPGTYATTVTRPAMFADYLRDQLELIGSDYEIELEARTSSQEIPFPYVLDGDVAAELAGISPQDIARHFPSTELADIGDELADGIEIDDSNGTIPLSLFDGLRTDFSLARLAHYTGTDTTHFQRFVLFTNYHRYVDEFVDWAGEQLGTGSYKALAGAGGLYLEQATQNASSQLSDTAWRKHQMPAYHLISEGGCGITLVNIGVGPSNAKTICDHLAVLRPEAWLMIGHCGGLRPTQKIGDYVLAHAYLRDDHVLDPVLPPEIPLPAIAEVQQALAGAAEEVSGSTGADLKKRMRTGTIVTTDDRNWELRYTTSAKRLSLSRAVGIDMESATIAAQGYRFRVPYGTLLCVSDKPLHGEIKLPGQANKFYEEAISAHLKIGVTACKRLHEEGNRLHSRKLRAFNEPPFR, from the coding sequence ATGAAATCAGTAGAAACAATAATCGGCGAGTTGGATCGCCTGTATAACGCCTCTGTCGAACGCCTCCGCAATGATGTGATGGCCTTTGGCCGCGATGGCTCCCTCCCCTCGAAGACGCGCCGCAGCGATGGCAGCTATGCTTATCCGGAACTGGTCATGCGCTTCATGGGCGGCGACCAACCGGAAGACCGCAGCCGCGCATTTGGCCGTTTGAACGAGCCCGGCACTTACGCCACCACTGTGACCCGCCCCGCAATGTTCGCGGACTATTTGCGCGACCAGCTGGAACTGATCGGCAGCGATTACGAGATCGAACTGGAAGCGCGGACCTCTTCGCAGGAAATACCCTTCCCTTATGTACTCGATGGTGATGTTGCGGCAGAACTTGCCGGGATCAGCCCACAAGACATTGCCCGCCACTTTCCCTCGACCGAATTGGCCGACATTGGCGATGAACTCGCAGACGGCATAGAGATTGATGACAGCAATGGAACAATCCCGCTGTCGCTGTTTGACGGGTTGCGGACGGACTTCTCGCTAGCGCGCCTCGCGCATTACACCGGCACCGATACCACGCACTTCCAACGCTTCGTGCTGTTCACCAACTACCACCGCTATGTCGATGAATTTGTCGACTGGGCCGGCGAACAACTCGGCACTGGCAGCTACAAAGCGCTTGCCGGTGCGGGTGGCCTCTATCTGGAACAGGCCACCCAGAACGCCAGCAGCCAGCTATCCGATACCGCATGGCGCAAACACCAGATGCCGGCCTATCATCTGATCAGCGAAGGCGGCTGCGGGATTACGCTGGTCAATATCGGCGTCGGACCGTCCAACGCCAAAACCATTTGCGACCACCTCGCGGTTCTGCGCCCCGAAGCATGGCTGATGATCGGCCACTGCGGCGGCCTGCGCCCGACGCAGAAGATCGGCGATTATGTTCTGGCGCACGCCTATCTGCGCGATGATCATGTGCTCGATCCGGTATTGCCACCGGAAATTCCCCTCCCCGCAATTGCCGAGGTCCAGCAGGCGCTGGCGGGCGCAGCTGAGGAAGTCAGCGGTTCAACCGGAGCCGACCTCAAGAAACGGATGCGCACCGGCACGATCGTCACCACCGACGACCGCAATTGGGAACTGCGCTACACCACCAGCGCCAAGCGCCTGAGCCTCAGCCGCGCCGTCGGCATCGATATGGAAAGCGCCACGATTGCCGCGCAAGGATACCGGTTCCGCGTTCCCTACGGCACACTCCTTTGTGTGTCAGACAAGCCGCTCCACGGAGAGATCAAACTCCCCGGCCAAGCAAACAAATTCTACGAAGAAGCGATCAGCGCCCACCTTAAGATCGGCGTAACCGCCTGCAAACGTCTGCACGAGGAAGGCAACCGCCTCCACAGCCGAAAACTGCGCGCGTTTAATGAACCGCCGTTTAGATGA
- a CDS encoding SDR family NAD(P)-dependent oxidoreductase, whose amino-acid sequence MSTPTANRSRSIEGRVAIVTGAASGMGRATAKLFASEGAQVAVTDLDESACDAVAAECGSGAMGYALDVSDHDAIQRVVEQIGSDLCGIDILVNNAGVSSHASLDGSDEYEEIWHRAVAVMLTAHQRMVRAALPWLRKSNAARIVNIASTEGLGATPGLTPYVAAKTGVTGLTRGMAVDLGKEAITVNCICPGPISTAMTERIPDEHKAIYANRRTALRRYGEPEEVAHMTLSLVLPAASYITGAVIPVDGGLTVRNA is encoded by the coding sequence ATGAGCACACCCACCGCCAACCGCTCGCGCTCCATTGAAGGCCGCGTTGCCATCGTAACCGGCGCAGCCAGCGGCATGGGCCGCGCGACCGCAAAGCTATTTGCCTCGGAAGGGGCGCAGGTTGCGGTGACCGACCTAGATGAATCTGCCTGCGATGCAGTTGCGGCGGAATGCGGCAGTGGTGCGATGGGCTATGCGCTCGACGTATCTGATCACGATGCGATCCAGCGCGTTGTCGAGCAGATCGGGAGCGACCTCTGCGGGATCGATATTCTGGTCAACAATGCCGGTGTGTCGAGCCATGCGTCGCTCGATGGCAGCGATGAGTATGAGGAAATCTGGCACCGCGCCGTCGCCGTGATGCTGACCGCGCATCAGCGCATGGTCCGCGCCGCGCTGCCGTGGCTGCGCAAAAGCAATGCTGCCCGGATCGTCAATATCGCCTCTACCGAGGGATTAGGTGCAACGCCCGGCCTCACGCCCTATGTTGCCGCCAAAACGGGCGTAACAGGCCTAACGCGCGGAATGGCAGTCGATCTGGGTAAAGAAGCGATCACCGTAAATTGCATCTGCCCCGGCCCCATCAGCACCGCGATGACCGAGCGGATTCCCGACGAACATAAAGCCATCTACGCCAACCGACGCACAGCCCTGCGCCGTTATGGCGAGCCGGAAGAAGTCGCGCATATGACGCTATCGTTAGTGCTACCCGCCGCGAGCTACATCACCGGCGCAGTGATCCCAGTCGATGGCGGACTGACGGTTAGGAATGCTTGA
- the rimK gene encoding 30S ribosomal protein S6--L-glutamate ligase has protein sequence MKIAMLARNPNLYSHKRLVEAAEQRGHTLDILNTTRCTVNIASHRPTVMYRGETLKGYEAVIPRIGASITAYGLAVLRQFEMGGVWSLNESVAIGRSRDKLRSTQIMAKYGLGLPLTAYANDPKQAEQIIKAVNGPPVVIKLLEGTQGIGVVLAETLKGGASIIEAFRGANIAIMVQEFIKEAGGSDIRCLVVGGKVVAAMKRQGAEGEFRSNLHRGGSAQLIKITPEERSTAVRAAKVMGLNVCGVDLLRSNHGPVIMEVNSSPGLEGIENATGKDIAGQIIEFIEGNAKPGNTKTKGKG, from the coding sequence ATGAAAATTGCCATGCTAGCGCGTAACCCCAACCTTTACTCGCACAAACGATTGGTGGAGGCGGCGGAGCAACGCGGCCATACGCTCGATATCCTCAACACCACGCGCTGCACCGTAAATATTGCCAGCCACCGTCCTACCGTGATGTATAGAGGCGAGACGCTGAAGGGCTATGAAGCGGTTATTCCGCGCATCGGTGCGTCAATTACGGCTTACGGGCTTGCGGTGCTGCGCCAGTTTGAAATGGGCGGCGTATGGTCGCTCAATGAAAGCGTCGCGATCGGGCGGAGCCGGGACAAGCTGCGCTCCACGCAGATTATGGCGAAATACGGCCTCGGCCTCCCGCTCACGGCCTATGCCAATGACCCCAAGCAGGCGGAACAGATCATCAAGGCGGTCAATGGCCCGCCGGTGGTGATCAAGCTGCTCGAAGGTACGCAAGGCATCGGCGTGGTTTTGGCCGAGACGCTCAAAGGCGGCGCATCGATTATCGAGGCATTTCGCGGTGCAAATATCGCGATCATGGTGCAGGAATTTATCAAGGAAGCGGGCGGATCGGACATTCGCTGTCTGGTCGTGGGCGGAAAAGTCGTCGCGGCGATGAAGCGCCAGGGCGCAGAAGGCGAATTCCGCAGCAATCTCCACCGCGGCGGCAGTGCGCAACTGATCAAAATCACGCCGGAGGAACGCTCAACCGCCGTCCGCGCGGCAAAGGTCATGGGCCTGAATGTATGCGGCGTTGACCTGCTGCGCAGCAATCACGGCCCGGTGATCATGGAGGTGAACTCGTCACCTGGTCTTGAGGGTATCGAGAATGCGACCGGCAAGGATATCGCCGGCCAGATTATCGAATTTATCGAAGGCAATGCGAAGCCGGGGAATACTAAGACGAAGGGGAAGGGGTGA
- a CDS encoding ATP-dependent zinc protease family protein yields MATPKKETVGWREVVALPELGITGIPAKIDTGARTSSLHANNIELFERDGEEVARFDLDFGEGKPFRHCEAVRVAHRTITSSNGLAQERLIVKTILAMGGQEFRAEFSLADRSDMVFPMLIGRTALRRRFLVNPGRSFLVSNRDDTKEEFL; encoded by the coding sequence ATGGCTACACCCAAGAAGGAAACCGTCGGCTGGCGTGAAGTTGTTGCTCTGCCGGAGCTCGGCATCACCGGCATTCCGGCCAAGATTGATACGGGCGCGCGCACGTCTTCACTTCACGCGAACAATATCGAATTGTTCGAACGCGATGGAGAAGAAGTGGCGCGGTTCGATCTAGATTTCGGTGAGGGCAAGCCATTCCGCCACTGTGAAGCCGTCCGCGTCGCGCACAGGACGATAACAAGCTCCAACGGCTTGGCGCAGGAACGCTTGATCGTCAAAACCATATTGGCGATGGGCGGGCAGGAATTCCGCGCAGAATTCAGCCTCGCCGACAGATCCGACATGGTGTTCCCGATGCTGATCGGGCGCACTGCACTTAGAAGAAGGTTTCTCGTCAATCCGGGGCGATCATTCCTAGTTTCCAACCGGGACGATACGAAGGAAGAATTCCTATGA
- a CDS encoding YncE family protein — MKSAWIATITAFLAACTPVGEQASTSVAASSSDLEGAALFVANKFGNTLSKIDLGSGAEVKRVDSCKNPHELSASPSGEHVALACYGGTTIDIFRTDDLVRVKSIELGDNARPHGIVWHANGSLYATAEGQKRVYWIRRPLARDANPLGFATGKDGSHMLAISPDGRHAWTTDLGSKTVTLVDLVTRRAPLSVEVGVEPEGIALSPDGTALWVSARGSNKAFDLDPENLEIRREVATGAFPLRLAIRPQGDVAVTSDLADGGLTVIDLATAKPVRSIAVSSAEEARARLQVTILWSDDGERIYVAETGSDTIAEVDYASGTVLRRLQAGDGGDGLAILGGR; from the coding sequence ATGAAGTCAGCATGGATAGCAACGATCACGGCGTTCTTGGCCGCTTGTACACCCGTTGGGGAGCAGGCTAGTACAAGCGTCGCTGCGAGCAGCTCTGATCTTGAGGGGGCTGCACTGTTTGTAGCCAACAAGTTTGGCAATACGCTCTCCAAGATTGATCTTGGTTCTGGCGCAGAGGTTAAGCGGGTCGATAGCTGCAAGAATCCGCATGAACTGTCGGCGTCCCCAAGTGGCGAGCATGTCGCGCTCGCTTGTTATGGCGGGACGACAATCGATATTTTTCGCACAGACGATCTTGTTCGGGTGAAAAGCATAGAGCTGGGCGACAATGCTCGCCCGCACGGAATCGTCTGGCATGCAAACGGTTCGCTCTACGCGACCGCAGAAGGGCAAAAGCGCGTCTATTGGATCCGTCGGCCGCTCGCCCGCGACGCGAACCCGCTGGGTTTCGCAACGGGCAAAGACGGCAGTCATATGCTTGCAATATCGCCTGATGGTCGCCACGCTTGGACAACCGATCTCGGGTCAAAAACAGTGACATTGGTTGATCTGGTAACGCGCCGCGCGCCGCTGTCGGTCGAGGTGGGAGTGGAGCCAGAGGGCATCGCACTGTCGCCCGATGGCACAGCGCTGTGGGTTTCTGCGCGCGGATCGAACAAGGCTTTCGACCTTGATCCCGAAAATCTCGAAATACGCCGCGAAGTCGCGACCGGTGCATTTCCATTGCGGCTGGCAATCCGTCCGCAAGGCGATGTTGCGGTGACATCCGATTTGGCTGATGGTGGCTTGACTGTGATCGATCTGGCGACGGCGAAACCAGTGCGGTCGATTGCTGTCTCCAGCGCAGAAGAAGCCCGAGCGCGTCTGCAAGTCACGATCCTGTGGTCCGATGATGGCGAACGCATTTACGTCGCCGAAACAGGCAGCGATACTATTGCCGAAGTGGATTATGCCAGCGGAACGGTGCTCAGGAGATTGCAAGCTGGCGATGGCGGGGATGGCTTGGCCATTCTTGGCGGACGGTAA